The nucleotide sequence CGGAGACCATCGGCTACCACTACGTCGGTGCGCTGCGGCGCATCATCCTGCCGCAGGCCGCCCGCGTGGCGGTGCCGCCGCTCTCCAACACCCTGATCTCGCTGGTGAAGGACACCTCGTTGGCATCGACGATCCTCGTCACCGAACTCCTACGACAGGCGCAGATCGTGGCGGCGCCGACCTTCGAGTTCTTCGCGCTCTACGGCACGGCGGCGATCTACTACTGGGTGATCTGCCTGGTGCTGTCCTTCGGGCAGGCCCGCGTGGAGCACCGACTGGAAAGGTACGTGGCGAAGTGAGCGACGGCGACGGCACCGAGGCCGCCCAGGCCACCGACTACCGCGTCACGGCCGAGGGCGTGGAGAAGGCGTTCGGCGACAACCGCGTCCTGAAGGGCGTCTCCTTCCGGGTGGCCCGCGGCACGGCGACCACCATCATCGGCCCGTCCGGCTCGGGCAAGACGACGCTGCTGCGTACGCTCAACGCCCTGGACCGGGCCGACGCCGGCGTGATCCGGGTCGACGACGTCGAGATCGACTTCGGTACGCCCACACCAAAATCCGAGGTGCGCCGGTTCCAGTCGCGCAGCGGCTTCGTCTTTCAGGGCCACAACCTCTTCCCGCACAAGACGGTGCTGCAGAACGTGGTCGAGGGTCCGGTCTACGTGCAGAAGCGGCCGCGCGACGAGGTGG is from Mycolicibacterium grossiae and encodes:
- a CDS encoding amino acid ABC transporter ATP-binding protein, translated to MSDGDGTEAAQATDYRVTAEGVEKAFGDNRVLKGVSFRVARGTATTIIGPSGSGKTTLLRTLNALDRADAGVIRVDDVEIDFGTPTPKSEVRRFQSRSGFVFQGHNLFPHKTVLQNVVEGPVYVQKRPRDEVEAEALDLLEQVGLAEKRDQYPFQLSGGQQQRVGIARALALKPKLVLFDEPTSALDPELVGEVLSVIKDLAVQGWTLVIVTHEIQFARQVSQQVLFTDQGVILEQGTPEAVLGDPREERTRQFLRRILNPL